A window from Telopea speciosissima isolate NSW1024214 ecotype Mountain lineage chromosome 8, Tspe_v1, whole genome shotgun sequence encodes these proteins:
- the LOC122672106 gene encoding pentatricopeptide repeat-containing protein At2g33760-like, producing the protein MVKRNVVKAGEFRFFDGCCGWEKDQLKEEIRAGYWTVAACSPTIIGLIVVGNYIHTQVLGKRLSPHGPSLLQSCILTNTIPLYFSLIESCSSIKNLNTLRKIHAQIVTVGISYHDFIRAKLVSSYAACAQMHEAALIFSRTNRQSTFLYNSMIRGYASLNLFRQALSVYRQMLRAGKQHDRRTLPSVLKCCAGLSALHLGRQVHMAVLVHGFTDDLATSNMLVTMYSKCGDLRIARQVFDELTERNSVTWSAMIAGYGTHGCCAEAEAVRLFEEMLDVGESPDAVTFTTVLTACSHGGLTELGRNLFEKMEEGKFGVELGLEHYTCMVDMLGRAGHDRVLVGELLFRGSYLLEERREKRNLNIEDRLSPVPDAPSCRDGHGLRDCWNR; encoded by the exons ATGGTGAAGAGGAATGTAGTTAAGGCAGGGGAGTTTAGATTCTTTGATGGGTGTTGTGGTTGGGAGAAGGATCAGTTGAAGGAGGAGATTAGAGCTGGTTATTGGACAGTGGCAGCTTGTAGCCCAACTATAATTGGGCTTATTGTTGTTGG GAATTATATTCATACACAAGTCTTGGGGAAACGTCTTTCTCCTCATGGACCGAGCTTGTTGCAATCATGCATTCTCACCAACACAATCCCTCTATATTTTTctttgatagaatcttgttcgTCCATTAAGAATCTAAACACTCTGAGAAAAATCCACGCTCAAATCGTGACCGTGGGAATCTCTTACCATGACTTCATCAGAGCGAAGCTCGTGTCTTCCTACGCCGCTTGTGCACAAATGCACGAAGCCGCCCTCATCTTCTCCCGCACCAATCGTCAATCCACCTTCCTCTACAATTCCATGATCAGAGGCTACGCTTCTCTCAACCTCTTCCGTCAAGCCCTCTCCGTATACCGTCAGATGCTCCGTGCGGGCAAACAACACGACCGGCGAACGTTACCCTCTGTCCTCAAATGCTGCGCCGGCCTCTCGGCACTCCACCTCGGTAGGCAGGTCCACATGGCCGTTTTAGTCCACGGGTTCACCGACGACTTGGCCACCTCCAACATGTTGGTGACGATGTACTCCAAGTGCGGTGACCTGAGGATCGCCCGCCAGGTATTCGACGAATTGACGGAGAGAAACTCGGTTACGTGGTCAGCCATGATAGCTGGGTACGGTACGCACGGGTGCTGCGCTGAGGCTGAGGCTGTGCGGTTGTTCGAGGAGATGCTAGATGTGGGAGAGTCGCCTGACGCCGTTACCTTCACAACGGTATTGACGGCGTGCAGTCATGGAGGGTTGACGGAATTGGGACGGAATTTGTTTGAGAAGATGGAGGAGGGGAAGTTTGGAGTGGAGCTCGGGTTAGAGCATTACACGTGTATGGTAGATATGTTGGGTAGGGCGGGACATGATAGGGTTTTGGTTGGGGAATTGCTCTTTCGAGGGAGCTACCTCCTAGAAGAAAGACGAGAGAAGAGAAACTTGAATATT GAGGACAGATTGTCTCCTGTGCCTGATGCTCCTTCTTGCCGAGATGGGCATGGACTGCGTGACTGTTGGAACCGCTGA